One Neobacillus niacini DNA window includes the following coding sequences:
- a CDS encoding DoxX family protein: MISSGLLIIRLAIGLSFMAHGVQKLFGWFGGYGLKGTGGWMESLGLKPGVMMALMAGLAELIGGLLFTLGLLTPLAGIMIAVTMVMAIVKVHAQNGYWSTQNGYEYNLTIIAVVIGVAFIGPGQYALDALLF, from the coding sequence ATGATAAGTAGTGGATTATTAATTATTAGGTTAGCGATCGGGCTGTCATTCATGGCTCACGGCGTACAGAAATTATTTGGCTGGTTTGGCGGTTACGGCTTAAAGGGTACAGGCGGCTGGATGGAGTCCCTTGGTTTGAAACCAGGTGTGATGATGGCACTGATGGCTGGCCTGGCAGAATTAATTGGAGGATTATTGTTTACTTTAGGGTTACTTACTCCTCTTGCTGGTATTATGATTGCAGTTACAATGGTAATGGCAATTGTAAAGGTTCATGCTCAAAATGGTTATTGGTCAACACAAAATGGATATGAATATAATTTGACAATCATTGCCGTTGTTATTGGAGTAGCATTCATTGGGCCTGGTCAATATGCATTGGATGCTTTATTATTCTAA
- a CDS encoding DoxX family protein gives MLRNEIGALILRVTLGVIFFIHGVVKFQGGIENTAGWFESLGLPGVTAYGVALLEIIGGILLIVGLATRLVAALFALLMIGATLKVKLAIGFLGNGQMAGYELDLAFLAIAIYLVINGSKLFSLSKLIFHRDSTNAKAL, from the coding sequence ATGTTAAGAAATGAAATTGGAGCACTTATTTTACGCGTAACATTAGGAGTAATCTTTTTTATTCATGGAGTTGTAAAGTTTCAAGGCGGAATAGAGAATACCGCGGGCTGGTTTGAAAGTCTTGGCTTACCAGGAGTGACGGCATATGGAGTTGCTTTACTCGAAATAATTGGCGGAATCTTATTAATCGTTGGATTGGCAACAAGACTAGTTGCAGCTTTGTTTGCATTATTAATGATTGGAGCAACATTAAAGGTGAAACTAGCAATTGGGTTTTTAGGAAATGGTCAAATGGCTGGATATGAACTAGACCTAGCATTCTTAGCTATTGCAATATATCTTGTCATTAATGGAAGCAAGCTATTCTCATTAAGTAAACTAATTTTTCACAGAGATTCAACGAACGCAAAAGCACTTTAA
- a CDS encoding flavin reductase family protein, translated as MLSIDPASLSERENYKFLIGSIIPRPIAFVTTLSKSGILNGAPFSYFNIVSSNPPMISLSIQRREGQPKDTARNILESKEFVIHIVDEQNVEKINQTAASLPPDESEIELAHLTPVESVKISVPGVKEAKIRMECSLEHSLELGGLNSPGCDLFIGKIVQFHIENNIYEKGRIDPRGLAAVSRLAGTNYAKIGELFSIERPK; from the coding sequence TTGCTTTCAATTGATCCAGCCTCATTGTCCGAAAGAGAAAATTATAAATTTCTAATCGGAAGTATTATTCCAAGACCGATCGCTTTTGTAACCACGCTATCGAAAAGTGGAATTTTAAATGGGGCACCTTTCAGTTATTTTAATATTGTTTCGTCAAACCCCCCAATGATTTCCTTATCGATTCAGCGAAGAGAGGGGCAGCCAAAAGATACGGCAAGAAATATTCTTGAGTCAAAAGAATTTGTGATTCACATAGTTGATGAACAGAACGTAGAAAAAATCAACCAAACAGCGGCAAGTCTACCTCCTGATGAGAGTGAGATAGAGTTAGCTCATTTAACACCTGTAGAAAGTGTGAAAATTTCCGTACCTGGTGTAAAAGAAGCCAAAATTCGAATGGAATGTTCTTTGGAGCATTCTCTTGAATTAGGCGGTTTGAATTCGCCAGGATGTGATCTTTTTATAGGGAAAATTGTTCAGTTTCATATCGAAAACAACATATATGAAAAGGGAAGAATTGATCCTAGGGGTCTAGCAGCGGTAAGTCGATTGGCTGGCACCAACTATGCAAAAATTGGCGAGCTGTTTTCTATTGAAAGACCAAAATAA
- a CDS encoding ring-cleaving dioxygenase — MQKTSGIHHITAMVNDAQRNIDFYAGVLGLRLIKKTINFDRPEVYHLYFGNERGEPGTVITFFPWEKQLKGRIGQGQVGVTSYIIPKGSLPFWENRLKKFNIETHVSIRFGEKYLKFHDPDGLLLELVERDNGPINPWSFGGVQAETAIKGFGGAILYSAQPHKTTEVLENVMGLECIGQEGDFLRFKAQGHLGNTVDIQLNPTVRGLMGAGTVHHIAWRAKDEDDLLRWRSLLQNKGYYPTEIRDRNYFKAVYFHEEGGILFEIATDPPGFSVDEPVAELGVKLMLPSWLESKREELEETLPPVAIRVLEGDK, encoded by the coding sequence ATGCAAAAAACGTCAGGCATCCATCATATCACAGCGATGGTTAATGATGCCCAAAGAAATATCGACTTTTATGCCGGTGTGCTCGGATTAAGGCTTATAAAAAAAACAATCAACTTCGACCGTCCTGAAGTGTATCACCTCTATTTTGGAAATGAAAGGGGTGAGCCGGGAACGGTTATTACCTTCTTTCCATGGGAAAAACAGTTGAAAGGCCGAATTGGACAAGGTCAGGTTGGAGTGACGAGTTACATCATTCCAAAGGGCAGTCTTCCATTTTGGGAGAATCGATTGAAAAAATTCAACATTGAAACGCATGTCTCCATTCGCTTTGGAGAAAAGTATCTTAAATTTCACGACCCAGATGGCTTGTTGTTGGAACTTGTGGAAAGAGATAATGGGCCCATTAATCCTTGGAGCTTTGGCGGTGTTCAAGCAGAAACTGCCATTAAAGGGTTTGGCGGTGCGATTCTTTACTCAGCTCAGCCGCATAAAACAACAGAAGTACTAGAAAATGTGATGGGGTTAGAGTGCATTGGCCAAGAAGGTGATTTTCTAAGATTTAAGGCACAGGGACATCTTGGAAACACGGTTGATATACAGCTGAATCCAACTGTCCGAGGTTTAATGGGGGCTGGCACGGTTCATCATATAGCCTGGAGAGCGAAGGATGAAGATGATTTACTTAGATGGAGATCACTTCTCCAAAACAAAGGATACTATCCAACAGAAATTCGAGATCGAAATTATTTTAAAGCCGTGTATTTTCATGAAGAAGGGGGCATCCTCTTCGAAATCGCTACCGACCCGCCAGGCTTTTCAGTGGATGAACCGGTCGCTGAACTAGGGGTAAAACTTATGCTGCCTTCTTGGCTAGAGTCAAAAAGAGAAGAATTAGAAGAGACCTTACCACCTGTAGCGATTCGAGTTCTGGAAGGAGATAAATAA
- a CDS encoding alpha/beta hydrolase, whose translation MKHIFNKGQNSTKSTLLLLHGTGGNELDLLPLAGMIDDEANVLSVRGNVSENGMPRFFRRLAEGIFDEEDLIFRTKELNEFLDEAAEKYDFDRDNILAIGYSNGANIAGSLLFHYQHALKGAILHHPMVPRKGIDLPDLTGKSVFIAAGTNDPICSPMESTELQSLLEKAKAKVELHWENRGHQLTREEVEAAATWYQKHFITK comes from the coding sequence ATGAAACATATATTCAATAAGGGACAAAATTCGACAAAATCAACTTTGTTACTGCTACATGGTACTGGAGGCAATGAGTTAGACCTGCTGCCACTTGCAGGAATGATTGATGATGAGGCAAATGTATTAAGTGTTCGTGGAAATGTCTCAGAAAATGGCATGCCTAGGTTTTTCCGTAGATTAGCAGAAGGTATCTTTGATGAGGAAGATCTAATTTTTCGAACAAAAGAATTGAACGAGTTTCTAGATGAAGCAGCTGAAAAGTATGATTTTGACCGCGATAATATTCTTGCAATCGGCTACTCAAATGGAGCAAATATTGCTGGAAGTTTATTATTTCACTATCAACATGCCCTAAAGGGTGCAATTCTGCATCATCCTATGGTGCCGCGAAAAGGAATTGACCTGCCTGATTTAACAGGGAAATCAGTGTTTATTGCAGCAGGGACAAATGACCCAATTTGTTCTCCTATGGAATCTACAGAGCTTCAGTCCTTATTAGAAAAGGCAAAGGCAAAGGTAGAACTTCATTGGGAAAATAGAGGACATCAACTAACTAGAGAAGAAGTAGAGGCCGCTGCAACTTGGTATCAAAAGCATTTTATAACGAAATAA
- the wrbA gene encoding NAD(P)H:quinone oxidoreductase, with product MGFLSKLFGNSKKEENENMTNVKLAVIYYSMGGTNYQLARWAEEGAKEAGAEVKVLKVPELAPQSAIEGNPVWKATVEKTKDVPEVTLDDLEWADAIIFSVPTRFGNMPAQMKQFLDTTGGLWFNGKLMNKVVSAMTSAQNPHGGQEATILSLYTTMYHWGAIVAAPGYTDPVTFGAGGNPYGTSVTVGQDGKMIEDVQAAVKHQAKRTVTVAEWVKKANQ from the coding sequence ATGGGGTTTTTATCCAAATTATTTGGAAATTCAAAAAAAGAGGAGAACGAAAACATGACAAATGTAAAACTGGCAGTTATATATTACAGCATGGGTGGAACAAACTATCAATTAGCAAGATGGGCAGAAGAAGGTGCTAAAGAAGCTGGTGCTGAAGTAAAAGTATTAAAAGTACCTGAACTGGCTCCGCAATCCGCTATCGAAGGGAATCCTGTCTGGAAAGCTACAGTTGAAAAAACAAAGGATGTACCAGAGGTTACATTAGACGATTTAGAATGGGCAGACGCGATTATTTTCAGTGTGCCTACTCGCTTCGGTAACATGCCAGCTCAAATGAAGCAATTCCTAGATACAACTGGTGGTCTCTGGTTTAATGGAAAACTAATGAATAAAGTTGTAAGTGCCATGACATCAGCACAAAACCCTCACGGCGGTCAAGAGGCAACCATTTTATCACTTTATACAACAATGTATCATTGGGGTGCCATTGTTGCAGCTCCTGGTTATACAGATCCCGTTACATTTGGGGCTGGTGGTAACCCATATGGAACAAGTGTAACAGTTGGTCAAGATGGAAAAATGATTGAAGATGTTCAAGCAGCTGTTAAACATCAAGCAAAACGTACTGTAACCGTTGCTGAATGGGTGAAAAAAGCGAATCAATAA
- a CDS encoding ring-cleaving dioxygenase, whose product MSKKTMGIHHITAIVGHPQENVDFYAGVLGLRLVKQTVNFDDPGTYHLYFGDGGGKPGTIITFFPWAGARPGTIGDGQVGVTSYVVPKGAIEYWMNRLEKFNIPFTKSERFGEQHLQFDDPHGLHLEIVEREEGEVNTWNFSGVTPDVAIKGFGGATLFSVQPNKTADLLENVMGLELVGKEGDFARYRSSADIGNVIDLKLTSNGRGRMGVGTVHHIAWRAIDDQDQLDWQKYVAANGYGVTPVQDRNYFNAIYFREHGEILFEIATDPPGFAHDESQETMGEKLMLPAQYEPHREQIERGLIPFKVRELD is encoded by the coding sequence ATGAGTAAGAAAACAATGGGTATTCATCATATCACTGCAATTGTAGGTCATCCACAGGAGAATGTTGATTTTTATGCAGGTGTTCTAGGGCTTCGTTTAGTAAAACAAACGGTAAACTTTGATGATCCTGGCACGTATCACCTTTATTTCGGAGATGGAGGAGGAAAACCTGGAACCATCATCACATTTTTCCCTTGGGCTGGAGCCCGCCCGGGAACAATTGGAGATGGGCAAGTAGGAGTTACTTCATATGTTGTTCCTAAAGGAGCCATTGAATATTGGATGAATAGACTTGAAAAGTTCAATATTCCTTTTACAAAAAGCGAAAGATTCGGAGAGCAACACTTACAATTCGATGATCCACATGGTCTTCACCTTGAAATTGTTGAAAGAGAGGAAGGGGAAGTTAATACTTGGAACTTTAGCGGGGTAACACCGGATGTTGCCATCAAAGGGTTTGGCGGTGCGACTTTATTTTCCGTACAGCCTAATAAAACAGCCGATTTGTTAGAAAACGTTATGGGTCTTGAACTCGTAGGGAAAGAAGGAGATTTTGCCCGTTACCGTTCTTCAGCTGATATCGGTAATGTTATTGACCTGAAATTAACTTCAAATGGACGCGGCCGGATGGGTGTGGGAACCGTACACCACATTGCTTGGCGTGCTATTGATGACCAAGACCAATTGGATTGGCAAAAGTATGTGGCAGCGAATGGTTATGGCGTAACGCCAGTACAGGATCGGAACTATTTCAATGCGATTTATTTTAGAGAACACGGGGAAATCTTATTTGAAATTGCAACAGATCCTCCAGGCTTTGCACATGATGAATCACAAGAAACGATGGGTGAAAAATTAATGCTTCCTGCGCAGTATGAACCACACAGAGAACAAATTGAACGCGGGTTGATTCCATTTAAAGTAAGAGAATTAGACTAA